In Sphingobium sp. Z007, one DNA window encodes the following:
- a CDS encoding ABC transporter permease produces MDALKGGPKLLAAIGAGAWLTVRAAVGMGRRLIAGDALAQRQLADGLPLHVWRPLRTLLPLTALAGIIAGIGAARLLALYNAQIPVLGALAEIVLRDIVPLLVGLFACGSVSVALSSRLGAMALNREIDALEALGRDPVAHALGPALAAVLLSAPIHMLLGGIAAVIGCGVPLALIANVGWPLWSGFAFSHDAAGAMLTGMAKLLLYALIAFGVGSAVGAKPVRSPADIGRRATTAFTAGLLGIFSAAALWTALL; encoded by the coding sequence ATGGACGCGCTGAAGGGCGGACCCAAGCTGTTGGCCGCGATCGGCGCGGGGGCGTGGCTGACCGTGCGCGCCGCCGTGGGCATGGGCCGCCGCCTCATCGCGGGCGACGCTCTGGCGCAGCGGCAACTGGCGGACGGCCTGCCGCTCCATGTCTGGCGGCCATTGCGCACGCTGTTGCCGCTCACCGCGCTGGCCGGGATCATCGCGGGCATCGGCGCGGCGCGGTTGCTGGCGCTTTATAATGCGCAAATCCCGGTACTGGGCGCGCTGGCGGAGATAGTGCTGCGCGACATCGTGCCGCTGCTGGTCGGCCTGTTCGCCTGCGGCAGCGTGTCGGTGGCGCTGTCGTCGCGGCTCGGCGCCATGGCGCTAAACCGGGAGATCGACGCGCTGGAGGCGCTGGGACGCGATCCGGTCGCCCATGCGCTTGGGCCGGCGCTGGCCGCGGTGCTGCTGTCCGCGCCGATCCATATGCTGCTCGGCGGCATCGCCGCGGTGATCGGCTGCGGCGTGCCGCTGGCGCTGATCGCCAATGTCGGCTGGCCGCTTTGGTCCGGCTTCGCCTTCTCCCATGATGCGGCGGGCGCGATGCTGACCGGCATGGCCAAGCTGCTGCTCTACGCCCTGATCGCCTTTGGCGTGGGCAGCGCGGTGGGGGCAAAGCCGGTGCGATCCCCCGCCGATATCGGCCGCCGCGCCACCACCGCCTTCACCGCCGGATTGCTCGGCATCTTCAGCGCAGCGGCGTTGTGGACGGCGCTGCTATGA
- a CDS encoding C1 family peptidase, producing MTWRLVTWGSAALLALSGGALVAQQADDSQFMTGAEPVSPEDYAKLPKQGRFRAYLPKQVDLSNAYPPPGSQGPQPNCVAWATTYAARTFLNFRDKTVQPDDPADQMSPAYVYNRLRPAGSPCTGTISIVQALTLLKNEGTVSLAEFPDDMTKCAIPAAEGLKEKAGNFRLLDWRAVDREVKDDWRTPIILDDVKGALARGAPVIFAMPAPADFKAFRGDGVYRRTEKPDKANYHAMAIVGYDEDRQALRIMNSWGPIWGDKGYAWVDYATFKLLTGEAYSLEAPIAPAAPGAPPPPPRNDAQVFADQVAAMPCGAVSVQGKSITGFSGDLNAIAALREAAMKADPGRSFAVRHMPWPQCEAALTLAAPLAREGTAIIVLTADGKNRDGDPVVMQENEIFGVSATTSAARPYLSIIYLQADGSAVELHRGHPEPDRKGVRRVTIGLSQAAQRYQVAPPFGPELIIALASAKPLFGDDEVVNGTERQFLTKLRAKLAAPQGDGQGVSAAFVRLQTSN from the coding sequence ATGACATGGCGTCTCGTCACATGGGGAAGCGCCGCGTTGCTGGCGCTGTCCGGCGGGGCGCTCGTCGCCCAGCAGGCGGACGACAGCCAGTTCATGACCGGGGCGGAGCCCGTTTCTCCCGAAGATTATGCCAAGCTGCCCAAACAGGGGCGGTTCCGCGCCTATCTGCCCAAGCAGGTGGACCTGTCCAACGCCTATCCGCCGCCCGGATCGCAGGGGCCGCAGCCCAACTGCGTCGCCTGGGCGACGACCTATGCCGCGCGCACCTTCCTCAATTTTCGCGACAAGACTGTGCAGCCGGACGATCCAGCCGACCAGATGAGCCCGGCCTATGTCTATAACCGGCTGCGCCCGGCTGGGTCGCCCTGCACCGGCACGATCAGCATCGTCCAGGCGCTCACTTTGCTGAAGAATGAAGGCACGGTCAGCCTGGCCGAATTTCCCGACGATATGACCAAATGCGCGATCCCGGCGGCCGAGGGGCTGAAAGAGAAAGCGGGCAATTTCCGCCTGCTCGACTGGCGCGCGGTGGACCGGGAGGTCAAGGACGATTGGCGCACGCCGATCATATTGGACGACGTCAAGGGCGCGCTCGCCCGCGGCGCGCCGGTGATATTCGCCATGCCTGCGCCCGCCGATTTCAAGGCATTCCGCGGCGACGGCGTATATCGCCGCACCGAAAAGCCGGACAAGGCCAATTACCACGCGATGGCAATCGTGGGCTATGACGAGGATCGCCAGGCGCTGCGCATCATGAACAGTTGGGGCCCGATCTGGGGCGACAAGGGCTATGCCTGGGTCGATTATGCGACCTTCAAGCTGCTGACCGGGGAAGCCTATTCGCTCGAAGCGCCGATCGCCCCGGCCGCGCCCGGCGCGCCGCCCCCGCCGCCACGCAACGACGCGCAAGTCTTCGCCGATCAGGTGGCGGCCATGCCGTGCGGCGCGGTGTCGGTGCAGGGGAAGAGCATCACCGGCTTTTCCGGCGACCTGAACGCGATCGCTGCGCTGCGCGAGGCGGCGATGAAGGCCGATCCAGGCCGCAGCTTTGCCGTGCGCCATATGCCCTGGCCGCAGTGCGAGGCGGCGTTGACGCTGGCCGCGCCGCTGGCGCGCGAAGGCACCGCCATCATCGTCCTGACCGCAGACGGCAAGAATCGGGATGGCGATCCGGTGGTCATGCAGGAGAATGAGATTTTCGGCGTCAGCGCGACGACGAGCGCGGCGCGGCCCTACCTCAGCATCATCTACCTCCAGGCTGACGGCAGCGCAGTCGAGCTGCATCGCGGCCATCCCGAACCCGATCGCAAGGGCGTGCGCCGCGTGACCATCGGCCTGTCCCAGGCGGCGCAACGCTATCAGGTCGCGCCGCCCTTCGGCCCGGAACTGATCATCGCGCTCGCCTCGGCCAAGCCGTTGTTCGGCGATGACGAAGTGGTGAACGGCACCGAGCGGCAGTTCTTGACCAAGCTGCGCGCCAAGCTGGCGGCGCCCCAGGGCGACGGCCAGGGGGTCTCCGCCGCTTTCGTCCGGCTCCAGACCAGCAACTGA
- a CDS encoding ATP-binding cassette domain-containing protein — MSALLAFEGVSLVLGGTRLLDRVDIAIEAGERVAILADSGAGKSWLLRLAIGLVKPGSGTVRLMGTAMEDAAPDTRRLLRARCGVAMQGGSLLGDLSVEENMRLAIGTSDRRAGRRIDRLLLEYGLEQAAATRGDALSIGERRRAELARAFVRDPELLVLDEPFEGAFARSDMLEAQVRRRIVPQGRALLLLTQDRALVGRLCERVYRLDRGRLIQQDAAVTVPDATS, encoded by the coding sequence ATGAGCGCGCTGCTGGCGTTCGAGGGGGTGAGCCTGGTGCTGGGCGGCACGCGGCTGCTCGACAGAGTGGACATTGCCATCGAAGCCGGTGAGCGGGTCGCGATCCTGGCGGACAGCGGCGCAGGCAAGAGCTGGCTGCTGCGGCTGGCGATCGGGCTGGTCAAACCCGGCAGCGGTACGGTACGCTTGATGGGAACGGCGATGGAGGACGCCGCGCCGGACACGCGTCGCCTGCTACGCGCCCGCTGCGGCGTGGCGATGCAGGGCGGTTCGCTGCTGGGCGACCTCAGCGTCGAGGAGAATATGCGCCTCGCGATCGGCACCAGCGACCGACGCGCGGGGCGTCGGATTGACCGGTTGCTGCTGGAATATGGGCTGGAGCAGGCGGCAGCGACCCGCGGCGATGCGCTGTCGATCGGCGAACGGCGGCGCGCGGAACTGGCCCGCGCCTTCGTCCGCGATCCTGAGTTGCTGGTCCTGGACGAGCCGTTCGAGGGTGCCTTCGCCCGCAGCGACATGCTGGAGGCGCAGGTGCGGCGGCGGATCGTGCCGCAGGGCCGGGCGCTGCTGCTGCTGACGCAGGATCGCGCGCTCGTCGGGCGGCTGTGCGAGCGGGTTTACCGGCTGGATCGTGGTCGCCTGATTCAGCAGGATGCGGCGGTCACGGTCCCCGACGCCACATCCTGA
- a CDS encoding RyR domain-containing protein, translating to MGGQPTQEKPKSRGSLRLPPVAPVVRFGAMALAFLLGTWGFAQAYAQAGIASTVIQDAMRALRLIVGSFPQVLEGRDLPLALNIARWALPLLTFWSTAALAWEQLRNPLRLALIRARGEHLVIAGDESGGLAAQAARGALADGRRVLLWPQDRRMTWIADALEAGAAEVEQGVAQESAADLALDKARAVLLLSREARGNIALASAVLAQVSSVRPAGDPVDIILRVDDLDLRRSVEQRFEHGDRRTARVRLAALPDIAARQLALARPIDGFCRAGQAGRGVLVIGFTPLVERYVLRILAGGHYRDGGKPAFALHMADAAQGDAAFRARNPGADALSPLRFVEARPDPARIGALIDAHVAASGEPAAILIDLDDDDRALAVALAVDARYRAAALPAPPIHVRMAGAHDHRIGAGIFPFGSLSDLADPDMLLQDRHDALARSIHDFYLEGRFADGERIGARASMQEWEDLPESFRDDNRLVADCYSLKLRDIGARLVEGNGPSLSLTPDELEELSRAEHDRWMAAKLVQGWTHGPARDDARRLHPDIVPYDALSEAIKDLDREQVRIMARLLAASGRRALRTLTVVLLPGGESAALDPAALVAALADHYPDRALVFVGELADRWSRHMLGALQAEGQLVQLALRTHVQAILDPLSTGEATAAAVLVQGADAIHAGDMAALAVRADLLLAALPVDDPRAIVIDPDGAIGRAPWTR from the coding sequence ATGGGGGGCCAGCCGACACAGGAGAAGCCCAAATCCCGCGGGAGCCTCCGCCTGCCGCCGGTGGCGCCGGTCGTGCGGTTCGGCGCGATGGCCCTTGCCTTCCTGCTGGGCACATGGGGTTTCGCGCAAGCCTACGCGCAGGCCGGGATCGCCTCGACCGTCATCCAGGACGCTATGCGCGCGCTTCGGCTGATCGTCGGCAGCTTTCCCCAGGTGCTGGAGGGGCGCGACCTGCCACTGGCGCTTAACATCGCGCGGTGGGCGTTGCCGCTGCTCACCTTCTGGTCGACGGCGGCGCTGGCCTGGGAGCAATTGCGCAACCCGCTGCGCTTGGCGCTGATCCGGGCACGCGGTGAACATCTGGTGATTGCGGGCGACGAGAGCGGCGGGCTGGCCGCGCAGGCGGCGCGCGGCGCGCTGGCCGACGGGCGGCGCGTGCTGCTGTGGCCGCAAGACCGGCGCATGACCTGGATCGCCGACGCGCTGGAGGCGGGCGCGGCGGAGGTGGAGCAGGGCGTGGCGCAAGAGAGCGCCGCCGACCTGGCGCTGGACAAGGCGCGTGCCGTGCTGCTGCTGTCGCGCGAGGCGCGCGGCAATATCGCGCTGGCTTCCGCCGTGCTGGCGCAGGTCAGCAGCGTGCGGCCGGCGGGCGACCCGGTCGACATCATCCTGCGTGTCGACGACCTGGACCTACGGCGCAGCGTCGAACAGCGTTTCGAACATGGCGATCGGCGGACGGCGCGGGTGCGGCTGGCGGCGTTGCCCGACATCGCCGCGCGGCAGCTGGCGCTGGCCCGGCCAATCGACGGGTTCTGCCGCGCGGGGCAGGCAGGGCGCGGCGTGCTCGTCATCGGCTTCACCCCCCTGGTCGAACGCTATGTGCTGCGCATACTGGCGGGCGGCCATTATCGCGATGGCGGCAAGCCCGCCTTCGCCCTCCACATGGCCGACGCGGCGCAGGGCGACGCGGCGTTTCGGGCGCGCAATCCGGGCGCGGACGCGCTGTCGCCGCTGCGTTTCGTAGAGGCGCGGCCGGACCCGGCGCGGATCGGCGCGCTGATCGACGCCCATGTCGCGGCGTCGGGCGAGCCGGCGGCGATCCTGATCGACCTGGATGATGACGACCGCGCGCTGGCCGTCGCGCTGGCGGTCGATGCCCGTTATCGCGCCGCCGCCCTGCCCGCCCCGCCGATCCATGTTCGCATGGCGGGCGCACATGACCATCGCATCGGCGCGGGGATATTCCCCTTCGGCAGCCTGTCGGACCTCGCCGATCCCGACATGCTGCTGCAGGACCGGCATGACGCGCTCGCCCGGTCGATCCATGATTTCTACCTGGAGGGCCGTTTTGCCGATGGCGAGCGGATCGGCGCGCGCGCATCAATGCAGGAATGGGAAGACCTGCCCGAAAGCTTCCGCGACGATAACCGGCTGGTCGCCGATTGCTACAGCCTTAAACTGCGCGACATCGGCGCGCGGCTGGTGGAGGGGAACGGGCCTTCGCTGAGCCTGACGCCGGACGAGCTGGAGGAATTGTCGCGCGCCGAACATGATCGCTGGATGGCGGCCAAGCTGGTGCAGGGCTGGACCCATGGGCCGGCGCGCGACGACGCGCGGCGGCTGCATCCCGACATCGTGCCCTATGATGCGCTGAGCGAGGCGATCAAGGATCTGGACCGGGAGCAGGTGCGGATCATGGCGCGGCTGCTGGCCGCATCGGGACGGCGGGCGCTGCGGACGCTGACGGTGGTCCTGCTGCCGGGCGGCGAGAGTGCGGCGCTCGATCCGGCTGCCTTGGTGGCGGCGTTGGCGGACCATTATCCCGATCGGGCATTGGTCTTTGTTGGCGAACTGGCCGATCGCTGGTCGCGCCATATGCTGGGCGCTTTGCAGGCGGAGGGACAGTTGGTGCAACTGGCGCTGAGGACCCATGTGCAGGCGATCCTTGACCCGCTGTCGACTGGTGAAGCGACCGCAGCGGCTGTGCTGGTGCAAGGCGCGGACGCAATCCATGCGGGCGACATGGCGGCGCTGGCCGTGCGCGCCGACCTGCTGCTGGCGGCGTTGCCGGTCGATGATCCGCGCGCCATCGTCATCGACCCGGACGGCGCGATCGGGCGCGCGCCATGGACGCGCTGA
- a CDS encoding SUMF1/EgtB/PvdO family nonheme iron enzyme, with the protein MIYSLPEGGRGLIRALVAAWALVLLALAGPARAAEEPRLALVIVNGAYQSFDKLGSTYADGDKVATALNATGFVDASGAGPVQVRRDLSREAMGQAIADFRAKLAAAGPKAFGTLYFSGHGAALGSYGDVMLLPVDAGRDLTPESATLTRAALTHNLLGSGAKTVLIVLDMCRNVLPAPPPSLTQMIAAETGTEASAVGELAGSKGLRRMVRAPTAAIRPDQGYLVAFSTSADQVAFDDGIFSKVLAEEIRRPQQNIADALKRVSDRVALSSGKNFQKPTFDYGLQGAPPCFISCDRAASDRFYDCANCPWMRAIPAGLTPFGSPLSEPGRGGDEAVQADMKIDRPFAIGVYEVTIAEWNACVRDNACTKLGNWSKDNPNPLIPATDISYEDAQAFVAWLTVQSGRPYRLPTEQEWEYASRGGAPSAFPWGDDIGPSMANYDHTARYHGSDTAPYRGYPEAVNSYPANSFGLNQMQGNVWEWTSGCTDTSCRARIIRGGSFESAPDALRSANRFTVPPGKRRQDAGLRVVRDLEPDEIGGSS; encoded by the coding sequence ATGATCTACAGCCTGCCTGAGGGCGGGCGCGGCCTGATCCGCGCGCTGGTCGCCGCCTGGGCGCTGGTCCTGCTTGCGCTGGCCGGTCCCGCACGCGCGGCGGAAGAACCGCGGCTAGCGCTGGTGATCGTCAACGGCGCCTATCAATCCTTCGACAAACTCGGCTCCACCTATGCCGATGGCGACAAGGTCGCGACCGCGCTCAACGCCACCGGCTTTGTCGACGCCAGCGGCGCAGGCCCGGTGCAGGTGCGCCGCGACCTGTCGCGCGAGGCGATGGGCCAGGCGATCGCCGATTTCCGCGCGAAGCTGGCCGCGGCCGGTCCCAAGGCGTTCGGCACGCTCTATTTTTCCGGCCATGGCGCGGCGTTGGGCAGCTATGGCGACGTCATGCTGCTGCCGGTCGATGCCGGTCGCGATCTGACGCCTGAAAGCGCGACGCTGACCCGCGCGGCGCTGACCCATAACCTGCTGGGATCGGGCGCGAAGACGGTGCTGATCGTGCTCGACATGTGTCGCAACGTCCTGCCTGCGCCGCCGCCCTCGCTGACGCAGATGATCGCCGCGGAAACCGGGACCGAGGCGAGCGCGGTGGGTGAACTGGCGGGCAGCAAGGGGCTGCGCCGCATGGTCCGCGCGCCCACCGCCGCGATCCGGCCGGATCAGGGCTATCTCGTCGCCTTCTCCACCAGCGCCGACCAGGTCGCGTTCGACGACGGCATTTTTTCCAAGGTGCTGGCCGAGGAAATCCGTCGCCCGCAGCAGAATATCGCCGATGCCCTGAAGCGCGTGTCCGACCGGGTTGCGCTGTCGTCGGGCAAGAATTTCCAGAAGCCGACCTTCGACTATGGGCTGCAAGGCGCGCCGCCCTGCTTCATTTCCTGCGACCGGGCGGCGAGCGACCGTTTCTACGATTGCGCAAACTGCCCCTGGATGCGGGCGATCCCGGCCGGGCTGACGCCGTTCGGATCGCCCCTGTCGGAACCGGGGCGTGGCGGCGATGAAGCGGTGCAGGCCGACATGAAAATCGACCGTCCTTTCGCGATCGGCGTCTATGAAGTGACGATCGCCGAATGGAATGCCTGCGTGCGCGACAATGCCTGCACGAAGCTGGGCAATTGGTCGAAGGATAATCCCAACCCGCTGATCCCGGCGACGGACATCAGTTATGAGGACGCCCAGGCCTTCGTCGCCTGGCTGACGGTCCAGTCGGGCCGCCCCTATCGCCTGCCGACCGAACAGGAATGGGAATATGCCAGCCGCGGCGGCGCGCCGTCGGCCTTTCCCTGGGGCGACGACATCGGGCCATCGATGGCCAATTACGATCATACCGCCCGCTATCACGGATCGGATACCGCGCCCTATCGCGGCTATCCCGAAGCGGTGAACAGCTATCCCGCCAACAGCTTCGGCCTCAATCAGATGCAGGGCAATGTGTGGGAATGGACGTCGGGTTGCACTGACACGTCCTGCCGCGCGCGGATCATCCGCGGCGGATCGTTCGAAAGCGCACCCGATGCGCTGCGATCGGCCAATCGTTTCACCGTCCCGCCCGGCAAGCGCCGGCAGGATGCGGGCCTGCGCGTCGTGCGCGACCTGGAACCGGACGAGATCGGGGGATCGTCCTGA